TCGATGATCTGGAACGCAATCTGGCCGTCAGTCGCACATTGTTTGCCGGTCATTCCGGAGTGGGCAAATCTACGCTGCTCAATCGACTTATCCCCAAGCTGGAACTCAAAACCAAAGAAGTGTCGGCTTTCAGTGATCGCGGAACACACGCCACGACCAATATTGAATTGTATGAGTTGCCCGACGGCGGCTTTGTGGTCGATTCGCCCGGCCTGAAAGTGATGGGTCTGTGGGAGGTGGACACCGACCAACTGCCCTACTACTTTGCCGAGTTTGATTTGTATAATGAACAGTGCCGGTTTCAACCGTGCAGTCACACGCACGAGCCGGACTGCGCGGTTAAACAAGCGGTCTCAGACGGTCTGATCGCTGACTTTCGGTATCACAACTATGTGGCCATAGCCGACAGCCTGTGAGAGTATTTCGCTCAGTTAACTTAATTGAAGTAGCCGACTTACCGATATTGTAAGAATAGTATGGCAAGCAAGAATATAGAATTTCGCGTCGGCGTTATTATCCTGATCGGAATCGTCATTCTGGCCGGATCGTTGTACTGGTTGCAGGGTTACAAACTCAAAGCCAACTCGCAGCGAGTCCTGGTGCTGTTTGACGATGTCGGCACCCTGGCCGCAGGCGATGGTGTGACCGTATCCGGTGTGCGAAAAGGAAAAGTGAATGACCTTCGTTTGACTCCACAGGGAGTTGAGGTTGAGTTGTGGCTAAGCCAGGATGTGATGCTTAAGAAGGATGCGCAGATTGTAATCAAGAACCTCGGCCTTATGGGGGAGCGATTCGTGGCTATCACGCCGGGACGAGACCAGGAAGGCTTTGACTTCAGCCGACCCGCGCGCGGCCTGTATGACACCGGTCTGCCGGAAGTGATGGGGCTGATGGGGGAGATGATCACCGAGTTGCGCAATCTGGTAATATCGTTCAAGCGAACGGTCGGGTCTGACTCCTCACTAAGTTTGTTTTCGAGCAGCCTGGAAAACCTTCAACAGGTTTCATCGTCACTGGCCGGTTACATGGAGCGCAACGAGGCCAAGCTGGACCGGACGGCGGAGAATTTTCTCTCGGCCTCGAAGGAACTCAACCTTATGCTCAAGACCAACCGCGGACATATAGATTCCAGCCTGCAAAGAGCCGATCGGGTAACAGCCAGCCTCGAACAGATGGTGGGACGACTGGACACCCTGTCGATCTCGGCCCGGGAGTTCGCCGACAATCTGAACAATCCGGAAGGTACCTTGCAGTTACTCATTGAAGACCGACGCTTGTATGATGACCTGCGCAAAACCGCCGACAATATTGATGATCTTGTTAATGATATACGCGCCAATCCGCGTAAGTACATAAATCTGACTTTGGAGATATTCTGAGCCCATGGCAAAATTCCGATTAGCTCTCGGTCTGCACAACCACCAACCGGTGGGGAATTTCGAGGCGGTTTTCGAAGAAGCGCATCAGAAGGCATACTTGCCGTTTCTCAAACTGGCCACCGAACATCCCAGCATTCGTTTCTCCCTGCACCAGTCGGGTATCCTGTGGCGCTGGCAGAAACTGGCTCATGCCGACTATTTCCAACTGGTCGGCAACATGGTCGACCAGGGTCAGATCGAACTGATGACCGGCGGTTTCTATGAGCCTATCCTGACCGCCGTGCCCGAACGCGATGCCCTTGGGCAGATTAAGGAACTCACCAGCTATCTGCACGATCATTTCGAGGTCGCTCCTTCCGGGCTGTGGCTCACCGAACGAATCTGGGAACCGCACCTGCCCAAATTGCTGGCTGCGGCAGGCGTCTCCTACCTGCCGATTGACGACACTCATTTTCTGTACGCCGGTTTTGAGCCGAACCAACTGGGCGGACCTTTCGTGACCGAGAACGAGGGGCACACCGTGACACTGCTGCCGATTCAGAAACGTCTGCGCTACCTGCTGCCGTTCGGCACGGTGGAGGATGTAATAGAAGAACTCAAAGTGCAGGCGGAACGGAATTCATCGGGACTGGCAATTTATGCCGACGATGGTGAGAAGTTCGGTGTCTGGCCCAAGACTTTCAGGCATTGTTATGAGGAAGAATGGCTGAGACGGCTTTTTGAAGCTATCGAAAAAAACTCCGACTGGCTGGAAGTCATCACGCTCGGTGAGGCGGCCGCATTGGAACCTGTCGGACGGGCCTATCTGCCCTCGGCTTCGTATTCTGAGATGCTGCACTGGGCGCTGCCGTCAACTGCTTTTGTTGAGTACGAACGGTTGGAGACATGGCTTGAAGATCAGGGTCAACTCGAACGGTACGGACGGTTTGTCCGTGGTGGACACTGGCGGGGCTTCCTGTCCAAGTATGAAGAATCCAACCTGATGCACAAAAAGATGCTCTCGGTTTCAAACAAGCTGGCTGAGTTCGAACGGCTCAACCCCGGCAAGACCGAACTTGCCGATAACGCACGTGACCGTCTGTACGCCGGTCAGTGCAACTGTCCTTACTGGCATGGCGTCTTTGGCGGCCTTTACCTACCGCATATACGCCAGGCCGTGTACGAAAGCCTGATCGAAGCGGATGTCACGCTGGACCAATTGATGGACCTTCAACCGACCAACTTCTCCGTGTACGACTACGATGCCGACGGTGTCGATGAGGTCATGCTGCAAAGTGGAACCTTTACCGCCGTATTCAAGCCGGGAAGAGGCGGCCTGCTTTTGGACCTGGCCCTGAACAAACACAACTACTGCATCACTGATACGCTCACCCGCCGACGCGAAGGATACCATCTCAAACTGGATCGTGCCATCACCAACGCCTCCGAAGATGTTACTGCGTCCATTCACGATGTCGTCATGGCCAAAGAAGAAGGGCTGAAGAATTTTCTCAACGAAGACTGGTATCTCAAACGCTGTTTTATCGATCATTTCATGACCGACGATGTTGACTTCGACAAGTTCCTGGCCGGAAAGTATGGCGAAGAGGGCGATTTTATTCTGGAACCTTACGCTGTGGAAACCGATCGCTCATCGTCCAAAGTCAGTTTGGTTCGACAAGGTCATCTGTGGCGACCGCTGAACGTGGTGCCGGTAACGGTCCAAAAGCAGTTCACTTTTGCTCCCAACAGCGATCAGATTGAGATTCGCTACCAGTTGTCTTCGCGATCCAAAGAACCAGTGACGGCTACCTTTGCCCTTGAGAACAATTTCAGTTTCCAGGCCGGTCATGCCGAAGACAGAACCATCCTCATCAACAAGCGGCAGCTTATCAACTCCTATCTGGATTCCACCGGACGCCACGAACACGAGCGGTCCTGGGCCATGATAGACCAGTATCGATCTCTGGCCGTGGCTCTGGACTCAGATCAGGAGTGCGAGTTGTGGCACGCCCCCATCTTTACGGTATCACTTTCCGAAGGTGGCTTTGAAAAAGTATATCAGGGCACCACTTTCGTGAACGTCTACCGTTTGCAGCTTGGCGAGCAACCGGTGGAGATTAATCTGACTCTCTACGCGGGCGACCTGGCGAAATTCGAAGCCGGTCTCAAAACAATGTCGGCGGCCGGGTCGCCGTGATGGGGGTACCGTCAACACAAGGCCTGTCGAGCACTTGTTGAAGGGAGTTTTCTCTGAGCCGTTTCTAGGCCCCCTTTGACAAGCCAAGCAGTGCGTTTCACGTCGATCATACCTGCGCGAAAACCACCATTCTTGAGTTTTCACACAAGCCACGTAAGTCTTTGTCACCAAGCAGATTGGGGTTTATCTTGTTAGTTGCCTGGTTAACATGTTAACTAACACCAGATTGCATTATATTGTGACATGTAAAACATATATAAAACATATGTGTTGACTTTACGTATCGAAATATGTATAATATATGTAAAGTATACATAAAGAGTTTACATATTCACTGCCGCTGACCTAACCGGAGCAACCAAGAACATGGAAGTTTTCAAACTTACTAAACCAGACATAAGCGCCAACACTGATAAAGTACTGGATCGCATTTTGAAGGGTGAAGACTTCTCCAAATTCATTGAAAGCACGAGTCGACCCGAGTACTTGTTCTGGGATAAGGCAAAATACAAGTCGCGCCCTCAAGGCGTCAGCGCAGGGGAGTTCTGGTCTCTAATAAAGCTGTTTCGACAGCATTCACCAAATCGCACAAACACGATTATTCGCGACGAACGAGACACGCCTTTTTCTTGGCAGCCACTCCCCGGTCAGGACTACTTCCTTCACGAAATAGATATGGAGCTCGGCGGCGCACTCATGGCAAATGTCATTGATGACGACGCGACACGTCAACGGTTCATCACTCGTGGTATAATCGAAGAAGCTATAGCTTCATCCCAACTGGAAGGAGCCAATACAACGCGTCGAGTTGCAAAACAAATGTTGCTTGAGAAACGAAAACCTGCGAATAAGTCGGAGCGAATGATCATCAACAACTACAACGCGATGCGTGCGGTTGAAAGCCAGTTAGGGAAGAAAACGTTAAGCATAGAAACACTGTTGGATTTGCACGTAATGCTTACCAAAGACACTATTGACGATAGCCTGGTCGGTAGATTCCGACGCGATAAGGATGAAATTGTGGTATGCGATGCTGCAACTAATATTGTCTATCATGTTCCGCCTTCTGAGCGATTCATGAAGAAGGAGATCAAACGATTCATCCAGTACGCCAATGACACGTCCAAAGAGGTCCAGTTTGTTCATCCACTAATAAAGGCGATTCTTATACATTTTTGGATGGGATTTCTGCATCCCTTCGCTGATGGAAATGGCAGAATGGCCAGAACACTTTTTTATTGGTATTTACTCAAGAATAACTATTGGGCATTCTCGTATTTGCCGGTCTCGAAGGTTATAAAGAACTCGCCGGCGCAGTATCGCGACGCCTATATTTACTCTGAACAAGACGATAATGATCTGACGTATTTCATTGACTATAACTTCCGAAGAATCACACAAGCGAAGCGTGATTTCGAAACTTATTGTAAAAGGAAAGAGATTCAGAATCGCAAGATGGCGGGGATTGCAAGAGCGAAATACAATCTCAACGATAGGCAGATTCAACTGCTACGATATCTCCACAAGAACAGCAGTGCTTCAACAGCTATAAAGACCTACGCACAAATCCATGGCGTATCAAGGCCGACCTCTCGGAAAGACCTTGAGCAGCTTGAGCAGCTCGGTCTTCTGTCTTCCACCAAGCTCGGGCGCGATCGCCCATTTAGAGGTACAAAGGCTATATCTGAATTGTTCTGATCTAAGTTTCTGGTCGATTATTGTCTAATCCTCTGTCTTAACATCAATATCCCAGATAGTTGGATGGATTGTACCGGCGCCGAAATCTCCGCCCCCTCGGCTGTGCAATGGTTGGACAGTCAGCCGCCTCAAGGCCGACCGAAATTGAACCGATTCATCGTGTATAGACTCTCTTCCGGGATGATTGTCCGAGTCTCTTTTGCTCGGGCCGATTATCGAGAGTAGATGTCGAGTATCATAAGAATTGTGATACCGTCCGAATGCAGCAAGTTGGATTGGAGCGGTAGTGTGCAGACCGAGACAGAGTGGTCCGACTCGACCAATCGCCACCTCTGGCCATCATGTTCTGTCGGAACAAGTTTCACTTACAAGGAACGTACTTTAGAAAGGACATTGTTATGTTCAAGAGCCTGAAGATCAACACCAAGCTAGTCGCTGTCTTTTTGCTGGTGGGGCTGATTCCTTTGGGAACGATGAGCTTCTTTGCTATCAACAATTCGAAATCCGCTTTGGAGAAACAAGCCTTCAATCAGTTGGTTTCGCTGTGTACCGTCAAGAAGACTCAGGTCGAAGGCTATTTTCGGGAACGCTTGAGCGATGTTCAGGCTCTGGCCGGCAATCCCATTGTGGTCAGTGCCGTGCAGGATTTCGAGGACGCTATCTTGTCCGAAGGGGCCGACAGTGATGATTTCCGTGATGCGGAAGAATCGTATGCGAAGTGGCTGGAGCGATATAAAACAGTGTTTGGTTATTCTGATCTGTACCTGGTCTCGGCCGGTGGTACCATTGTATACTCCATCGACAAAGGGCCGGACTTTACAACCAACTTAGTCGATGGTCAATACTCGCGTGAGAACATTGGCGATTTGTTCAAACAGGCGCAGCACGGCACAGCCATGGTGGATATCGCCGACTATACACCAAACCAAGGAGCTCCCGCGTCGTTTGTCGGTGCACCCATCCATGACGGCGGCGGCGATCTGGTCGGTGAGGTGATACTGCAAATCCCACTGGGGCAACTGAACAAGATGATGCAGGAAAGCTCCGGGCTGGGTCAATCCGGTGAAACGTACCTGGTCGGCAAAGACCTCATGATGCGATCCGACTCTCGGTTTTCAAGCCAACCGACGATGCTGAAACAAAAGATCGAGACTTCAACCTGCCAATACGGCCTGGCCGGGGAGACCGGAGTGGATGTCGTGGCCGGTTATCGCGGTCGACAGGTCTTATCGGCCTCGACGCCTCTTACGATCGGCGACATGCAGTGGTGCCTCATGGCCGAGCTGGATGAATCCGAAGCTCTGGCCGATGTCAGTTCGTTGCAACTATCGCTGATTATTCTGTCCGGTGTCATGGTTGCTCTCTTGTTTGTGTTTGGCGCGTTTTTCGCCCGTTCCATCTCGCGGCCGATTATACAGATTACCCAAGCGGCACGTCATGTCTCCACCGGAGATTTGGAACAGCGTCTTGATATTAGATCCCAGGATGAACTGGGCGCCCTGGCCGGTTCTTTCGGGGAGCTTATCGAGTACATGAAATCACTGGCCTCAGCCGCCGAGAAAATCGCCCACAATGACCTGACCGTGTCGATTGAACCCAGAAGTGATAAGGATATTCTTGGTATGTCATTCAGAACAATGCTGAGCAACCTGGTAGCGGTGATCCGCCAACTTGGCGAGGCCGCAGCCAAATTGGTTTCGGCCTCCACTGAGATATCAACCTCGTCCGACCAGATGTCACAAGGAGCCAACAGTCAGGCACATCAGATCAGCCAGGTGGCAACGGCTATCGAGCAGATGTCGATCACAGTGGTTGAGTCGGCCCGGAATGCCGGCGATGCTACCGAGACATCCAAATCGGCGGCTGAAACCGCGACCTCCGGCGGTCAGATTGTCAACGACTCCATCCAG
This genomic window from Candidatus Zixiibacteriota bacterium contains:
- a CDS encoding methyl-accepting chemotaxis protein, which gives rise to MFKSLKINTKLVAVFLLVGLIPLGTMSFFAINNSKSALEKQAFNQLVSLCTVKKTQVEGYFRERLSDVQALAGNPIVVSAVQDFEDAILSEGADSDDFRDAEESYAKWLERYKTVFGYSDLYLVSAGGTIVYSIDKGPDFTTNLVDGQYSRENIGDLFKQAQHGTAMVDIADYTPNQGAPASFVGAPIHDGGGDLVGEVILQIPLGQLNKMMQESSGLGQSGETYLVGKDLMMRSDSRFSSQPTMLKQKIETSTCQYGLAGETGVDVVAGYRGRQVLSASTPLTIGDMQWCLMAELDESEALADVSSLQLSLIILSGVMVALLFVFGAFFARSISRPIIQITQAARHVSTGDLEQRLDIRSQDELGALAGSFGELIEYMKSLASAAEKIAHNDLTVSIEPRSDKDILGMSFRTMLSNLVAVIRQLGEAAAKLVSASTEISTSSDQMSQGANSQAHQISQVATAIEQMSITVVESARNAGDATETSKSAAETATSGGQIVNDSIQGMQRIADTVRSSAESIAKLAVSADQIGEIVSVIDDIADQTNLLALNAAIEAARAGEQGRGFAVVADEVRKLAERTSKATGEITDMIKGIQGETEDAVNSMEAGVQEVDKGRELADRAGNSLSEIVTMSQQVMEMVQQIATATDQQSVSADEISKNIEQVSTITKETAVGADQSASAAEELNRQAETLREMMSRFKVAKSGSK
- a CDS encoding Fic family protein; the protein is MEVFKLTKPDISANTDKVLDRILKGEDFSKFIESTSRPEYLFWDKAKYKSRPQGVSAGEFWSLIKLFRQHSPNRTNTIIRDERDTPFSWQPLPGQDYFLHEIDMELGGALMANVIDDDATRQRFITRGIIEEAIASSQLEGANTTRRVAKQMLLEKRKPANKSERMIINNYNAMRAVESQLGKKTLSIETLLDLHVMLTKDTIDDSLVGRFRRDKDEIVVCDAATNIVYHVPPSERFMKKEIKRFIQYANDTSKEVQFVHPLIKAILIHFWMGFLHPFADGNGRMARTLFYWYLLKNNYWAFSYLPVSKVIKNSPAQYRDAYIYSEQDDNDLTYFIDYNFRRITQAKRDFETYCKRKEIQNRKMAGIARAKYNLNDRQIQLLRYLHKNSSASTAIKTYAQIHGVSRPTSRKDLEQLEQLGLLSSTKLGRDRPFRGTKAISELF
- a CDS encoding DUF1926 domain-containing protein, translated to MAKFRLALGLHNHQPVGNFEAVFEEAHQKAYLPFLKLATEHPSIRFSLHQSGILWRWQKLAHADYFQLVGNMVDQGQIELMTGGFYEPILTAVPERDALGQIKELTSYLHDHFEVAPSGLWLTERIWEPHLPKLLAAAGVSYLPIDDTHFLYAGFEPNQLGGPFVTENEGHTVTLLPIQKRLRYLLPFGTVEDVIEELKVQAERNSSGLAIYADDGEKFGVWPKTFRHCYEEEWLRRLFEAIEKNSDWLEVITLGEAAALEPVGRAYLPSASYSEMLHWALPSTAFVEYERLETWLEDQGQLERYGRFVRGGHWRGFLSKYEESNLMHKKMLSVSNKLAEFERLNPGKTELADNARDRLYAGQCNCPYWHGVFGGLYLPHIRQAVYESLIEADVTLDQLMDLQPTNFSVYDYDADGVDEVMLQSGTFTAVFKPGRGGLLLDLALNKHNYCITDTLTRRREGYHLKLDRAITNASEDVTASIHDVVMAKEEGLKNFLNEDWYLKRCFIDHFMTDDVDFDKFLAGKYGEEGDFILEPYAVETDRSSSKVSLVRQGHLWRPLNVVPVTVQKQFTFAPNSDQIEIRYQLSSRSKEPVTATFALENNFSFQAGHAEDRTILINKRQLINSYLDSTGRHEHERSWAMIDQYRSLAVALDSDQECELWHAPIFTVSLSEGGFEKVYQGTTFVNVYRLQLGEQPVEINLTLYAGDLAKFEAGLKTMSAAGSP
- a CDS encoding MlaD family protein — translated: MASKNIEFRVGVIILIGIVILAGSLYWLQGYKLKANSQRVLVLFDDVGTLAAGDGVTVSGVRKGKVNDLRLTPQGVEVELWLSQDVMLKKDAQIVIKNLGLMGERFVAITPGRDQEGFDFSRPARGLYDTGLPEVMGLMGEMITELRNLVISFKRTVGSDSSLSLFSSSLENLQQVSSSLAGYMERNEAKLDRTAENFLSASKELNLMLKTNRGHIDSSLQRADRVTASLEQMVGRLDTLSISAREFADNLNNPEGTLQLLIEDRRLYDDLRKTADNIDDLVNDIRANPRKYINLTLEIF